The region CTTTAGTACTGAAGGGAGTGATAGATGCAGGTAAAGGAGGGATACTCTTTCGGCGTATACTCATGACCATACAATTTACCATAGCCACGCTGTTGCTGATCGCCAGCATAGTGGTGAGTCAACAGATGGATCATCTTAGTACAATGGCGCAAGGCTATGACAGAGAAAATGTCCTCATCATCAACCGCGGTGCTACCGTTTATCAGGATTTCAAGCGTCAGGTATCAAGATATGACGATGTCGTTTCCCTGAGTATGTCACACACGATCCCTACCAAAGCGACGCGCACATCAGCGATTGTGCGAACTCATGAAGCACCCGATAATGAGATATGGGTCGGTAATAATCCGGTTAGTTATGACTACTTCAGGACAATGGGTATTAAGCTTCTGAGTGGTCGGGTTTTTACGCGCCAGTCACCCGGAGATCCATACTTTGAAGATGAACAGAATACAGCGAATACTCGCGGGAATCTTATAATCAATGCAACATTGGCGGCCAGATTGAATGTTGACCCCAATAACGTAATAGGTCGCTATCTGACACTCGGCAGTGTTAACGAAGGATTGCATCGTCATCAGATTATCGGTGTGGTCGAAGATACGCATTACGTTGATGCGAGTCAGCATGTTCCGCCTATGGTTTATGTTTTGTCTGAAAAACCCGAAGATCTGGCACTTAGATGGATGGCAATCAGACTGAAAGCTGGGTTTAATCCAGATGTGCTGCAGCAGCTGGAGCAGACTTGGCTTGCACTGGACAGCAGCAAAGCATTTAAGTATGAATGGCTGGCAAGCTTATTCGACGCGCAATATCATAACCAGGCACAGCACCTGCAATTGCTGAAGCTATTTACACTCATCGCAATGGTCATGTCTGTTACCGGGTTGTACGCAGTGGCTTCGTTTACCCTGTTACAAAGCCTGAAGGAAATAGCAATACGCCAGATTATGGGCGCACAAAACTGGCAAATTTATGGGCTGTTCCAATTACGCTTTGGTGTTTTGGTGCTGCTTGCAACCCTTATCGCATTGCCCATAGCGTTTATCCTGCTCACCGATTGGCTCAATCAATATGTCTACCGAATTGAGTTACCCGTTGATGTATTTGCCATCTGCTCGTTTGTCTGTTTGGCACTGGCAGGAATCACAGTCCAGATGGTGGCTTTTAATGCTGTGCGAAGTCGTCCCGTCGAGACACTGAAGCGTGATTAGGCCGACCAAAGAAATGAGAAGCCCCTCGTAAGGGGCTTCTTTAAATCAGGTTACGCTAATTTATCTGACGCAACTTTATATTTTGGATCTTCTATCACATTCACTTCCACCAGATCTGCCGCTTTTGCCAGCAACTGCTGACAATCCTGGCTTAGGTGACGTAAGTGTAACTTTTTGCCTGCTTTAGTATACTTTTCTGCCAATGCGTCAATCGCTTCGATGGCACTGTGATCAGCAACACGGCTGTGCTTAAACTCGATGATCACATCCGCAGGGTCATTCGCCACATCAAACAACTCAGCAAAGTTTTTAACGGAGCCGAAGAACAGCGGACCATGTAGCTCATAGACTTTTGAGCCTTGCTCATCAATGTAGTTGCTGGTGTAGATATGCTTTGCATGTTCCCAGGCGAACACAAGTGCCGACACAATCACACCAACACATACTGCAATAGCCAGATCGGTCACTACAGTGACGCCAGAAACAAGAACAATTACAAACGCATCACTCTTTGGTATGCGCTTCATCAGGCGGAAGCTTGACCATTCAAACGTCCCCAGTACAACCATAAACATCACACCGACTAACGCAGCCAATGGGATCATTTCAATTAAACTTGCCGCAAACAGAATAAAGGCGAGCAATAAGACAGCAGCAGTAATACCAGAAAGACGACTGCGACCACCTGAATTAATGTTGATCATAGACTGACCAATCATCGCACATCCGCCCATAGCACCGAACACACCACAGGTCATATTGGCAGCGCCCTGACCTATACACTCTTTATTTGAATGGCCACGTGTTTCCGTGATCTCATCAATCAGGGTCAGTGTTAAAAGTGACTCAATCAGACCAATTGCCGCTAGGATAAGCGCATACGGGAAAATAATCGTAAAAGTTTCCCAGGTCCAGGGAACCTGAGGAATATGAAACTCAGGGAAACCACCGGCAATGGTTGCATTCACGTTACCGCTCATATCTTTGAGATAATCCAGTACGTTTCGTGTATCCAAATCAAGGCCAATCACCAGGCCTGTCACCACCAATATTGCCGCCAGGCTTGAAGGCACTGCGGTTGTTAGTTTTGGCAGAAAGTGGATGATTGCCATCGTCAGCGCAACCAGACCAGCCATAATGTAGAGCTGTTGCCCTTGCATCCATTGTAATGTGCCAGACTCATCCATAATCTTAAATTGACCAAGCTGGGCCAAAAAGATAACGATGGCCAGACCATTCACAAAACCCAGCATTACGGGGTGCGGTACCATGCGAATAAATTTACCAAGCTTAAACACACCTGCTAGGATTTGCAGTACCCCCATAAGCAGCACAGTCGCAAACAGGTATTCGACGCCGTGTTCAATCACCAGGCTGACCATAACAACCGCCAGCGCACCGGTTGCACCAGAAATCATGCCCGGACGACCACCAAAAATAGAGGTGATTAAACCCACGATGAATGCAGCGTACAAGCCAACTAATGGATCGACATGTGCGACAAACGCAAATGCGACAGCTTCAGGTACCAACGCCAGAGCGACGGTCAATCCTGACAGTATGTCGTTCTTAGCAGAGCTGGGCGCTTTGCCTATTAGATTAAACATTTAAATCCCCAAGATTATTACTACGACAGAAAAGCGCTGGATCCTAGCAAAATCCAGCGCTTTTAACAAATGAGATACATTATAGTTGAGTTTCAGGTCTGATGTATGACAATCAGATTGGCAGGGCTGTGGTTCGCTTCACACACGTCATGGTGACGTTTGAATGTACTTCCTGAACATATTCAAGGTTAAGCAGATTATCTCTGACAAACTGCTCATATCCCTCTATACCTCGAGAAATAATGCGCAGCATAAAATCCATAGTTCCTGCCATGGTATAGCACTCTGTGACTTCATCGTAACTCATGATCAGTTTTTCAAACTCAGAAAGGTTATTACGACCATGATTTGATAACTTTACATGAGCATAAACGAGCATATCAAAACCAAGCTGTTTCTCATCGAGCAAAGCAACTTTACCTTTGATGTATCCATCCTGCTCCAGCTTGGCAATTCGGCGCCAGCAAGGTGACTGCGACAATCCGACCTTGTCGGCAATCTCTGCCGTAGATAAACTTGCATCTTGCTGTAGCAGCGCTAGTATTTGACGATCAACCTGATTTAATGACATATTTTTCTTAATTTTTAATTAGTTAAATGAATACAGTGCTGATAGATTCTGTTATCAGCCAAACCGTCCGCTCATAAAAGGATTATGGCGCTGTTCATAGCCAATCGAAGTGTCTTCCCCGTGGCCACTCATTACCCGCGTCGCCTCTGGCAATGTGAATAACTGAGTTTCTATTGACTGTTTTAATAGCGCGGCATCCCCTTTCGGGAAGTCCGTTCTACCTACAGACCCTTTAAATAAAACATCTCCAACCAAAACAGATGAACTTTGCGGCTCATAAAACACGACATGACCCGGTGTGTGCCCCGGGCAATGGCGAACTTCTAGTTTTAGCTGGCCAAGTTCAACACATTCACCGTGCTCAAGCCAACGTACAGGAAAAAACGCCGCCTGTGGTGCAAAACCAAACATCTGCGCCTGCATAGGTAACGCGTCAAACCAAAACTTATCATCGCGCTGTGGTCCGACAATTTCAACCCCCAATGCGTTTGATAGTGTTTCACTGGCACCCACATGATCCAGATGGCCATGGGTAAGCAAAATCATTTCAACATTGAGAGTGCGTTCCTCTATGACAGACAATAGTTTATCAACATCGCCTCCCGGGTCAACCACTGCACACTTACCTGTGGTTGGACAACAAATGATACGGCAATTTTGCATAAATGGTGTTACGGGTATGGTAATTACCTGCATCTACTTTTCCTTAAAGGACATGAGGATCGGATACTTGAGGTATGCTTGGTCATAATAAGGTGTACGCTTGTAGAGCCACTCCATTCTCGCTTTTGGATCGCCTGCAAAGGCCTTATCCTCACTGATTTTTTTATCAAACGCCAGCGCCATTGCTGGATTGTCTTTTAACATTTTCCGAGCAAAGGGTTCAAGTGCATAATTTTCAACGTACTCAGTACGCTGAAATAAGCCTGGAAAGTCGCCCCAGGCAAACAATGAATCTGGCGCTTCTGGGTGCAATAAATGCGTTGCCAACTCTCCACCGGCCTGCTGTGTAGACACTTTGTACCACCCAGACAGACTTAGAGACGATGATACGGCTTGCTGTTCAAACTGGGCGCTGACACGAAAGCGGCCTTCAAATGGCGATTTAGCAAATTCGTATGACTTTATAGAAAATTGCACCAGCTCGTCTGCCAGTACATCTGTATTCAACTGCTCAACAGCAATACCGTGCAGTTTGAGCTTTTCGACTGTACCTGTATACGCTGGTGGGATATAAAATGCACTTGGCACTTTTACTTTGCGCTTTTCTACTTTCTGCCAGTATACGGGTAACTGCTCATAAAACTCAGGCTCCCCCAGGTATTTTGCCTCCATTTGACCGGATAGAGCACTTTCAAAGCGTTTATAGCTAATACCTTTAAAGGTGATCAAGTCCGGCTTTTCGCTATAACCTCGCTCTACGACCAACTCATCAGGCACAAAGTGTTTCTCTGTCTCAACAGCTTTAGCCAATGCCTGCTGATGTTCTGTCAACGCATCAATCACGCCATCAACAAATACATAGGTGCCCAGCACACGCTGTTTGTAAGGTTTGAGGGAGTGATTCTCTAGTAAAATGCTGGGTAAAGCCTTAATGTCAGCCCAGCCATTAGAAAAACGAGGGCTGGCTACCCAGCCAGCAAGACCTTTCTTGAAATCTCGCTTATCCATCACAAACACCAAAGGTCCCGGCTCGTGACCTTGTTGACGCAACTTTTCATCAATCATAGGTGTAAAGTGTTGCTCCAACACCTTTGCAACCGCAGGAGATTCACTGGCAAAGCTCGGGTTAAACCCGTAGGTGATGTCATACTGATAATCGGCACCATCCGTAACATGTAAATCTAGGTACATGGCGGGTTGATACTGATTAATGACATTCATGATAGCCCGTACGCCTGGCGTGTCTAGCTTGGTATAGTCACGATTTAAGTTTAAATTCAGCCCGTTAGTACGGTAACCCATTTCCTTCGGCCCGCGCTGATTAATGCGGTTGTAGACACTACGCCTTTCATGCCCATCCACGTTAAGGATCGGAATAAACAGAATGTTGACTTTGTTCAGAATATCGCGACGTTTACCTGTGGCAATATCTCTCAACAACATAAACATGGCATCTTTGCCATCTATTTCACCAGCATGGATCCCCGCCTGAATGAGTAATGTCGGTTTATTATTATTTTTTAACATCGCGGGAGTGAACTGATTAACCTGTGAGGCGACCAGCATTTTTATGTCTCGACCAGCATCACTCTGGCCGATAGTTACCGCCTTAAACTGGGTTGGATTTGCGGCAACCAAACGGTCTACAAATGCCATCGTTTTTGCATAATCAGGACTTTCTATGCCCTTGCTCAGTTCGAAATCTGTGGTAAGAGGTCCTTGCTCTTGCATAAGACCAACACTCTTTCCTTGCCAGTCTTGAAGCGGTGGTAAATGACTATTCAGATTTACTGTTGCACTTAGCAAAACAATGCCTAAATTCATAAACAATCTTTATTTCTATCTATCGATATGATGATTATATCAATATTTAAATTAACAACTTACAATGTGCGGTGATTCTACAAAAATTCACAGTTAATCGCGAGCTGACTTTTGGCTCAGCGAAAAAACATGGATAAACACATGACAAAATCGATTTTAATTACCGGATGCTCAACGGGGATCGGCTTTTATTGCGCCCAGGCACTTCATAGTGCTGGATTTCGTGTCGTTGCATCGGTGCGCAATCCTCAACACTTAGAGCGCTTTAAAGACCGCGGGATCCCTTGTATCCTTTTAGACTTGGCTGATGATTCTTCTATCAAAGAGGGATTCAATGAAGCCATAGCGCTGTGCAATGGTCAGTTAGACGCGCTATTTAATAATGGGGCATACGGTCAGCCTGGCGCAGTCGAGGATCTGCCTACTGACGTACTGCGCAATCAGTTCGAAACAAATTTATTTGGCTGGCATACACTGACACGCCTGGCTGTTGCACATATGAGAGCCCACGGCGGTGACAGCCGCATCATTCAAAACTCATCGGTGCTGGGTTTGGTAGCTCTGCCGTACCGGGGGGCCTATAACGCCAGCAAGTTTGCGCTGGAAGGGCTGACAGATACACTGCGGATGGAGCTAAGTGGCTCCAATGTTCAAATAAGCCTGATAGAGCCCGGCCCTATCGTATCTGAATTTCGCCGTAATGCACGCGTCGCCTTTGAGCAGCACATTGAGATTGCAAGCAGCGCGCACAAAACCGAATACGAAGCACAACTAACTCGCCTGAACGCTCAGTCTGCACCGCAAAAATTTACGCTGGGGCCAGAAGCCGTTTATGACAAACTCTTGCATGCCCTCACCGCTAAACGCGCAAAGCCAAGATATTATGTGACCTTCCCGACGTATCTGATGGGATACCTAAAACGCCTGCTCAGCTCAGCCTGGTTGGATAAGGTTTTGCTAAAAAATAGATAATATCACTGCATACAGTAGTGACTGGATCAAAAAAAGGAGCCAGTGGCTCCTTTTCTTTCAATCGCTTAGCTTAAGAGAATTAAGCCGCAAGACCTTCTTTTGCTTTAGCAACTAGTGCTGCGAAAGCTACTTGGTCGTATACTGCGATATCAGCTAGGATCTTACGATCGATTTCAACAGATGACTTTTTAAGGCCATTGATGAAACGGCTGTAAGAAAGGCCGTTTTGACGTGCAGCAGCGTTGATACGTGCAATCCATAGTTGACGGAAAGTACGTTTCTTAGCGCGACGGTCACGGTAAGCGTATTGACCTGCTTTAGTTACTGCCTGGAAAGCTACGCGATAAACACGTGAACGTGCTCCATAGTAACCTTTAGCTTGCTTTAATACTTTTTTGTGACGTGCACGTGCGATAACACCGCGTTTAACTCTTGCCATTTCTGATATCCTCTATTAAGCGAATGGTAACATACGATTGATAAGACCCAGGTCATTCTTATGAACCATAGTCTTATTACGTAGGTGAAGCTTACGCTTAGAAGATTTCTTAGTCAGAATGTGACGAAGATGCGACTGTTTACGCTTGAAACCGCCAGAAGCAGTCTTTTTGAAGCGCTTAGCAGCACCTCTGTGTGTCTTTAGTTTGTAAGACATTGCAATAACTCCAAATGATATTGCGTTAACATTATGCAATCAGGCGGATGATAGACATCACTTTTTTGGCCTGGTATGCACCCTAATTCCGGTGAAAAGCCACAAGTGACCTTTACTTAGGTACCGGTTAACTCAGGTGGCTTACGCACTTGGAACCTGAGTTAAATTCTGTCGATCGCTAAATCGGCGCGTATTATGCCTTAATTAAGACTTTTTCGCAATAGGTGCCATCATCATAATCATTTGACGGCCTTCAACCCGGTTAGGGAATGACTCAACCTGAGCCACCTCTTCCAGGTCAGCCTTCAAACGATTTAGCATTTCAATGGCAATTTCCTGGTGGGCCATTTCACGGCCACGGAAACGAATAGTGATTTTCGCTTTGTCGCCCGCTTCAAGGAATTTGCGAAGGTTACGCAGTTTGACCTGATAATCGCCTTCGTCCGTGCCAGGACGGAATTTGATTTCTTTAACCTGGATCTGTTTTTGCTTTTTCTTTTGTTCTTTTTGTATTTTTGCTTTTTCAAAAAGGAACTTACCATAGTCCATTACTTTACAGACTGGTGGCTCTGCATTCGGACTGATCTCAACCAGGTCCAGGCCGGCTTCTTCCGCAAGCGTTCGTGCTTCTCTAATTGAAACTACGCCTGCCTGTTCGCCTTCAGCGTCAATTAAGCGAACTTCTTTCGCTGTGATTTCTTCATTGATACGATTTTTCTGAGCAGTAGTTTGCCCTTTTTTGCCGCCTCTAATGGTACGTTCCTCCAAAAAGTCAAAAATATATTGTGCGAAAAGCGTTTTATGTTAGTTGATAAACTTTTCGCACAGGTTTGTTAATTTAACGTCTGTCTTTGATTTCTTCGCTGATCTTAGCAATAAAGTCATCAACAGAGAACTTGCCCAGGTCTTCACCTTTGCGAGTTCTTACCGCAACTTCTTGTTGTTCAACTTCTTTGTCTCCAACAACAAGGAGATACGGGATACGTTTTAAAGTATGCTCGCGGATTTTAAAGCCAATCTTTTCATTTCTCAAGTCAGCACCGGCTCTTATTCCAAGTTTATTCAGTTTTTGTACAACTTCCTGCACATAGTCCGCCTGTTTATCGGTGATATTCATGATCACCACTTGCTTAGGCGCAAGCCAGGTCGGGAATAAACCCGCATACTCTTCAGTCAGAATACCAATGAAACGTTCCAGTGAACCCAACACAGCACGGTGGATCATCACTGGTGTTTTACGTTCATTGTTTTCTGCTACATAT is a window of Pseudoalteromonas sp. R3 DNA encoding:
- the rpmI gene encoding 50S ribosomal protein L35 — encoded protein: MSYKLKTHRGAAKRFKKTASGGFKRKQSHLRHILTKKSSKRKLHLRNKTMVHKNDLGLINRMLPFA
- a CDS encoding Lrp/AsnC family transcriptional regulator, whose protein sequence is MSLNQVDRQILALLQQDASLSTAEIADKVGLSQSPCWRRIAKLEQDGYIKGKVALLDEKQLGFDMLVYAHVKLSNHGRNNLSEFEKLIMSYDEVTECYTMAGTMDFMLRIISRGIEGYEQFVRDNLLNLEYVQEVHSNVTMTCVKRTTALPI
- the infC gene encoding translation initiation factor IF-3, producing MEERTIRGGKKGQTTAQKNRINEEITAKEVRLIDAEGEQAGVVSIREARTLAEEAGLDLVEISPNAEPPVCKVMDYGKFLFEKAKIQKEQKKKQKQIQVKEIKFRPGTDEGDYQVKLRNLRKFLEAGDKAKITIRFRGREMAHQEIAIEMLNRLKADLEEVAQVESFPNRVEGRQMIMMMAPIAKKS
- the rplT gene encoding 50S ribosomal protein L20 — its product is MARVKRGVIARARHKKVLKQAKGYYGARSRVYRVAFQAVTKAGQYAYRDRRAKKRTFRQLWIARINAAARQNGLSYSRFINGLKKSSVEIDRKILADIAVYDQVAFAALVAKAKEGLAA
- a CDS encoding ABC transporter permease; the protein is MINLLFTMTWRNMLRSKRTTFIQLLSLIIGLTCFMLIQLYVAHQHSFNSHFTDANNIYRINLIRDDNRPQTLTPLRLAEELTSNFAQVTEATRISVSTISIRNESGVFAERALFVDENFFSFFDYTLIEGDVHTALLAPDKVVLHEAQALKYFSRNTQVIGEQLNINGKSYQVSAVIKYSGDPSTIPREIILPIQNYFQQLPNERWQTLWNFNATITFAKITQATAIPSLTANVSDYYQQRVEGLSSYKQYRVMFEPLLDVYLNATATRSLIPPGSREMVDTFVLISFMLLVLACINFTNLATAASLRRAREVGVKKALGASPNQLALHYLIESLFITLLALGAALALTAMLLDAFNQLMGAQISLSLSFELILTLILTLLCVTLLAGGYPALFLSRMNAALVLKGVIDAGKGGILFRRILMTIQFTIATLLLIASIVVSQQMDHLSTMAQGYDRENVLIINRGATVYQDFKRQVSRYDDVVSLSMSHTIPTKATRTSAIVRTHEAPDNEIWVGNNPVSYDYFRTMGIKLLSGRVFTRQSPGDPYFEDEQNTANTRGNLIINATLAARLNVDPNNVIGRYLTLGSVNEGLHRHQIIGVVEDTHYVDASQHVPPMVYVLSEKPEDLALRWMAIRLKAGFNPDVLQQLEQTWLALDSSKAFKYEWLASLFDAQYHNQAQHLQLLKLFTLIAMVMSVTGLYAVASFTLLQSLKEIAIRQIMGAQNWQIYGLFQLRFGVLVLLATLIALPIAFILLTDWLNQYVYRIELPVDVFAICSFVCLALAGITVQMVAFNAVRSRPVETLKRD
- a CDS encoding MBL fold metallo-hydrolase translates to MQVITIPVTPFMQNCRIICCPTTGKCAVVDPGGDVDKLLSVIEERTLNVEMILLTHGHLDHVGASETLSNALGVEIVGPQRDDKFWFDALPMQAQMFGFAPQAAFFPVRWLEHGECVELGQLKLEVRHCPGHTPGHVVFYEPQSSSVLVGDVLFKGSVGRTDFPKGDAALLKQSIETQLFTLPEATRVMSGHGEDTSIGYEQRHNPFMSGRFG
- a CDS encoding M14 family metallopeptidase; amino-acid sequence: MNLGIVLLSATVNLNSHLPPLQDWQGKSVGLMQEQGPLTTDFELSKGIESPDYAKTMAFVDRLVAANPTQFKAVTIGQSDAGRDIKMLVASQVNQFTPAMLKNNNKPTLLIQAGIHAGEIDGKDAMFMLLRDIATGKRRDILNKVNILFIPILNVDGHERRSVYNRINQRGPKEMGYRTNGLNLNLNRDYTKLDTPGVRAIMNVINQYQPAMYLDLHVTDGADYQYDITYGFNPSFASESPAVAKVLEQHFTPMIDEKLRQQGHEPGPLVFVMDKRDFKKGLAGWVASPRFSNGWADIKALPSILLENHSLKPYKQRVLGTYVFVDGVIDALTEHQQALAKAVETEKHFVPDELVVERGYSEKPDLITFKGISYKRFESALSGQMEAKYLGEPEFYEQLPVYWQKVEKRKVKVPSAFYIPPAYTGTVEKLKLHGIAVEQLNTDVLADELVQFSIKSYEFAKSPFEGRFRVSAQFEQQAVSSSLSLSGWYKVSTQQAGGELATHLLHPEAPDSLFAWGDFPGLFQRTEYVENYALEPFARKMLKDNPAMALAFDKKISEDKAFAGDPKARMEWLYKRTPYYDQAYLKYPILMSFKEK
- a CDS encoding SDR family oxidoreductase, translating into MTKSILITGCSTGIGFYCAQALHSAGFRVVASVRNPQHLERFKDRGIPCILLDLADDSSIKEGFNEAIALCNGQLDALFNNGAYGQPGAVEDLPTDVLRNQFETNLFGWHTLTRLAVAHMRAHGGDSRIIQNSSVLGLVALPYRGAYNASKFALEGLTDTLRMELSGSNVQISLIEPGPIVSEFRRNARVAFEQHIEIASSAHKTEYEAQLTRLNAQSAPQKFTLGPEAVYDKLLHALTAKRAKPRYYVTFPTYLMGYLKRLLSSAWLDKVLLKNR
- a CDS encoding SulP family inorganic anion transporter, whose protein sequence is MFNLIGKAPSSAKNDILSGLTVALALVPEAVAFAFVAHVDPLVGLYAAFIVGLITSIFGGRPGMISGATGALAVVMVSLVIEHGVEYLFATVLLMGVLQILAGVFKLGKFIRMVPHPVMLGFVNGLAIVIFLAQLGQFKIMDESGTLQWMQGQQLYIMAGLVALTMAIIHFLPKLTTAVPSSLAAILVVTGLVIGLDLDTRNVLDYLKDMSGNVNATIAGGFPEFHIPQVPWTWETFTIIFPYALILAAIGLIESLLTLTLIDEITETRGHSNKECIGQGAANMTCGVFGAMGGCAMIGQSMININSGGRSRLSGITAAVLLLAFILFAASLIEMIPLAALVGVMFMVVLGTFEWSSFRLMKRIPKSDAFVIVLVSGVTVVTDLAIAVCVGVIVSALVFAWEHAKHIYTSNYIDEQGSKVYELHGPLFFGSVKNFAELFDVANDPADVIIEFKHSRVADHSAIEAIDALAEKYTKAGKKLHLRHLSQDCQQLLAKAADLVEVNVIEDPKYKVASDKLA